In Leptodactylus fuscus isolate aLepFus1 chromosome 2, aLepFus1.hap2, whole genome shotgun sequence, one genomic interval encodes:
- the LRRC32 gene encoding transforming growth factor beta activator LRRC32, giving the protein MLLYLPLLLIMVNEGSSTYRADEKPPCVISVNMVAHCHNKSLQDIPLGLPPNINVLYMSKNDLRNLTRTPLTFYSFIEILDLSSNKIRYIQPDTFEEMVHLKEINLSDNYLDKFVSYRLPGIGLLPNVRTLDLSRNSLYTDMIGYFLDKAPHLRDLSLAENSITMISPEMFSGSPSLEELDLHNNIIMDIEEGSFEDLLHLKKINLAMNSITCISQFNLRQLESLNLSKNSLQSFYTSESNEEYQLRNVDLSDNKLVRFPVFPNVNNIIYLNLSMNLIRFGDETSQKEYSWLEEDGGRNASMVNLLKLTHLDLSYNNIQSITEDIFTTMPMLKFVNLSRNCLQSFQFGDMVKLKWLEVFDLSENLIQNMSLGPGSLPSLEVLHLQNNQLQVVESRTFQHLPSIAFINLQNNNVDLCGMNLEAARQKLGNHACLFFYKIPTLLYLNLRQNMLETLPPYAFYGTPLTFLDVSMNLGLTIKPNAMKGLESSLEVLHIEDNSLLQLNVDLPCLVQLRYLNLSGNQLSWLPPWNKNCRLEILDLSNNSFSKLKDSNIPILENTLKTLSVYGNPLSCCGNSWITHMVRRNMANIVDLDATMCQNSNGERVEILQGQNDSDNCEEKDMEEINIVIIITIVLVLLVFAIGVGFLGFYCKQKVNQQFKA; this is encoded by the coding sequence GTAAATATGGTGGCGCACTGTCATAACAAATCTTTGCAAGACATTCCACTGGGACTTCCCCCAAACATCAATGTACTCTACATGTCCAAGAATGACCTTCGAAACCTCACCAGGACCCCATTGACTTTTTACTCCTTCATAGAGATCCTTGATCTAAGCAGCAACAAAATACGATATATCCAACCGGACACGTTTGAGGAGATGGTTCATCTGAAAGAAATCAATCTTTCTGACAACTACTTGGACAAATTTGTGAGCTACAGGTTACCAGGTATAGGACTCTTACCCAATGTCCGAACGTTGGATCTGTCAAGGAATAGCTTGTACACAGATATGATCGGATACTTCCTAGACAAAGCTCCTCATCTCCGTGACCTTTCTCTGGCAGAAAACAGCATCACAATGATTTCTCCAGAAATGTTTTCGGGTAGCCCATCTCTAGAAGAACTTGACCTTCACAACAATATCATCATGGACATTGAGGAAGGCTCTTTTGAAGACCTTCTGCATCTCAAAAAAATTAACCTTGCCATGAATTCCATCACCTGCATCTCACAATTTAACCTCCGACAACTCGAAAGTCTTAATCTCAGCAAGAACAGCCTACAATCGTTCTACACCTCAGAATCCAATGAAGAATATCAACTAAGAAACGTTGACCTCAGTGACAACAAACTAGTACGATTTCCGGTTTTCCCAAATGTCAACAATATTATATACCTGAACCTCTCCATGAACCTCATCCGGTTCGGAGACGAGACATCTCAGAAGGAATATAGTTGGTTGGAAGAGGACGGTGGGAGAAATGCCAGTATGGTCAACTTACTGAAACTCACCCATCTAGACTTGAGTTACAATAACATCCAGTCCATCACGGAAGACATCTTCACCACCATGCCGATGCTGAAATTCGTCAACCTGAGCAGAAATTGCCTTCAGTCTTTTCAGTTTGGAGACATGGTTAAACTGAAATGGTTGGAGGTATTTGACTTGAGTGAAAATTTAATACAGAACATGTCCCTGGGACCAGGCTCACTACCGTCTTTAGAAGTTCTTCACTTACAAAATAACCAACTCCAGGTGGTTGAGTCTAGGACCTTCCAACATCTTCCAAGCATCGCCTTCATCAACCTCCAGAACAACAATGTTGACTTGTGTGGCATGAACTTGGAAGCAGCAAGACAAAAACTGGGGAACCACGCCTGTTTATTCTTTTATAAGATTCCGACTCTACTATATTTAAACCTCCGACAAAATATGTTGGAAACCCTACCACCATATGCGTTCTATGGCACGCCCTTGACGTTTCTTGATGTCTCGATGAACCTTGGCCTTACCATTAAACCAAATGCCATGAAGGGATTGGAAAGTTCTCTTGAGGTTCTACACATTGAAGATAATTCTCTCCTTCAGTTGAATGTTGACTTGCCTTGTTTAGTCCAACTCAGGTATCTAAACCTTTCTGGAAACCAATTGTCGTGGCTTCCTCCTTGGAACAAAAATTGTCGTTTGGAGATACTTGACTTAAGTAACAACAGCTTCAGCAAACTGAAGGATAGTAATATCCCCATCTTGGAAAACACTTTAAAAACTCTTTCTGTATACGGAAACCCTCTAAGCTGTTGCGGAAATTCTTGGATCACCCATATGGTCAGAAGGAACATGGCGAACATCGTAGATCTAGATGCCACCATGTGTCAGAACTCTAATGGTGAACGGGTAGAGATACTTCAAGGTCAGAACGATTCTGACAACTGTGAAGAGAAGGACATGGAGGAAATCAATATAGTCATCATTATAACCATAGTCCTGGTCTTACTGGTCTTTGCCATCGGTGTTGGATTTTTGGGTTTTTATTGCAAACAAAAAGTTAACCAGCAATTTAAAGCTTAA